A part of Asterias rubens chromosome 14, eAstRub1.3, whole genome shotgun sequence genomic DNA contains:
- the LOC117299509 gene encoding SPRY domain-containing protein 3-like: MDARRPQVPFPLHRMYPRLVKGPPVNMIQTPYTIDSPSPQNIEIKSKRMAVSWRDDTLFYVPDRTGKQGVCILEPSMQPGQEYFEAEIVSTGRWGAIRIGLAPPDHSLEVHLGIEGNSIAFSVDDSTIYGEDLKTPLQCKACKPGDKIGVGIKFSENYMEGADEKCPVVFTLNGKEIHRQDVVIPYKGLCPAVSMASPSQMVRFKARCDWLSQEEEMVIDSCEDEWARLHDVTVHGQILAYAGRGKTIADVGLAQARKPLSPMNHYFELEIIDPGKNCYIAIGLAKKDYPKKRHPGWNYGSIAYHADDGKIFKGSGVGDSFGPRCHKGDIMGCGIMFPRDYCMDSDDAESDNEEVNVVKAWQEREPFNRLNQLDRIAQDNFAIDVYDLSEDEYEDYLSEEEEYEENVDRVQQGTKVQVFFTRNGTTIGRREVNLPPLGFYATIGMLSLDEKVRVDLRPLSG, from the exons ATGGACGCCAGACGACCTCAGGTACCGTTTCCCCTTCACCGAATGTACCCCCGACTAGTCAAGGGACCACCCGTCAACATGATCCAAACGCCCTACACCATCGACTCCCCAAGCCCACAAAATATTGAGATCAAATCCAAGCGGATGGCAGTGAGCTGGAGAGACGACACACTATTTTACGTTCCCGACCGGACAGGGAAGCAAGGTGTGTGCATACTGGAGCCCAGTATGCAGCCTGGACAGGAATATTTTGAG GCTGAGATTGTAAGCACAGGTAGATGGGGCGCAATAAGGATAGGGTTGGCACCCCCTGACCACTCACTCGAAGTACACCTAGGTATTGAAGGCAACTCCATAGCATTTAGTGTTGACGATAGTACAAT ATATGGCGAAGACTTGAAAACGCCGCTGCAATGCAAAGCGTGCAAGCCTGGGGACAAGATCGGTGTGGGTATCAAGTTTAGCGAGAACTACATGGAAGGCGCTGATGAGAAATGCCCGGTGGTCTTCACATTGAATGGAAaagag attcACAGACAAGATGTCGTCATCCCCTACAAAGGTCTGTGTCCGGCCGTATCCATGGCCTCCCCTAGTCAGATGGTACGATTCAAAGCGCGCTGTGATTGGTTGAGCCAGGAGGAGGAGATGGTGATTGACAGCTGCGAAGATGAGTGGGCGAGGCTTCATGATGTCACGGTCCATGGCCAG ATCCTTGCCTATGCTGGTCGAGGCAAGACGATCGCCGACGTGGGTCTCGCCCAGGCCCGCAAGCCCCTCAGCCCCATGAACCATTACTTTGAGCTGGAGATCATAGACCCTGGGAAGAATTGCTACATCGCTATCGGCCTGGCCAAGAAAGACTACCCTAAGAAGAGACATCCGGGATGGAACTATGGCTCAATAGCGTACCATGCAG ACGATGGCaagatctttaaaggcagtggtgtAGGGGACTCGTTTGGCCCTCGTTGCCACAAGGGCGACATAATGGGGTGTGGGATCATGTTCCCCAGGGACTACTGTATGGACAG TGACGATGCAGAAAGCGACAACGAAGAGGTCAATGTGGTCAAAGCCTGGCAAGAGAGGGAGCCCTTCAACCGGCTGAACCAGCTGGACCGCATTGCGCAGGACAACTTTGCCATCGACGTCTACGACCTCTCGGAAGACGAATACGAGGATTATCTCTCGGAGGAGGAAGAATATGAGGAGAATGTGGACAGGGTGCAGCAAGGAACAAAAGTGCAG GTGTTTTTCACTCGGAACGGAACAACAATCGGCAGACGAGAGGTCAATCTACCCCCACTGGGTTTCTATGCAACCATCGGTATGCTCAGTCTGGACGAGAAGGTCCGAGTTGACCTTCGACCCCTGAGTGGTTGA